CAACGTCGACACCGTGATCGTCACCGGCACCGTGACGAGCGGTTGCGTGCGCGACACGGCGCTGGACGCGTTCAACTACAGCTTCCGTGTGATCGTGCCGGAGGACGCCGTCTGCGACCGTGGGACGACCTCGCACAAGGTCACGCTGTTCGACCTGCACATGAAGTATGCCGACGTGGTCACAAGCGCCGACGTGGTCGCGTACCTCAAGACCGTCGCGCACGGCGAGCAGGAACTCGCCGGTCACAGTGGCATGGTTGCCGGCGAGTCCGCGGCCGCGGTCCGCCGGCGCCGGCCGTCATAAACCGCACAGGGGAGGGATGTCCGTGTCTCGAGGGTTCACCGCTCTGGTGGTTTCCGCGGCGCTGCTCGGTGCGCTGGCCGGCGGCTGGGGACCGCCGCCCGCGGCGGGGCAGGCCGCCGGCGTGTTCCGCACGCCGCTCGGCGGCGAGCCGCCGACGATCGATCCGTACTTCGCCACCGATTTCTCGTCCGGCGACCTCACACTCCTCATGTACGACACGCTCGTCGGGTTCAACGGGGCGGGACGGCTCGTGCCGGCGGCGGCCCGGAGCTGGGACGTTTCGCCAAACGGGCTCATCTACACGTTCCACCTGCGCGACAACGTCTATTTCCACAGCGGCCGCAAAGTCACGGCCGCGGACTGGAAGTGGTCGCTCGAGCGGATGGGCGATCCGGCCGTCGCGACGGAGGTCGGCGACGTCGTCGTGGGCGGCGTCGCCGGCTATGACGCGCAGCAGAAGGCCGGCGGCGGGCTGGCGGGCGTCAAGGTGATCGATCCGCTGACGCTCCAGATCACCCTCACTCCGAACACGCGCGGCGGTTTCCTCAACCGTCTCGCCTACTACGCGGCCGTCGTGCTCGACCGCGACGTCGTCGAGCGCGGCGGCAAATCGTGGTTCGCGACGCGCGACGCCGGATCGGGCCCCTTCACGATGCGGGAGTGGGTGCACAACGACCACGTCTCGATGGCGAGCTTCCCACGCTACTTCGCGGGCGCGCCCAAGATTTCGGGCGTCGAGATGCCCGTCGTCACCCAGGCGCAGACGCGGCTGTCGGAGTACCAGGCGGGCCAGCTCGACCTCGTGCCGGTGCCGCTCGCCGACTTCCAGCGGATCAAGTCCGACCCCGCGATGGGCAAGGAACTGCTGGTGTTCCCGCGGGCCCAGATCATCTGGCTCGGGCCCAACCCGCGCGTCTACGAGCCGTTCAAGGACGCGCGCGTGCGGCGGGCGTTCGCGATGGCGATCGACAAGGCGAAGATCGCCCGGACCGTCTTCTTCGGCTTCTACCAGCCCGCCGCGTCGATCGTGCCGCCCGGAATCCCGGGTTTCTACAGCGGCTACAAGGGCCTGCCGTACAATCCGGCCCAGGCCAAGAAGCTGCTCGATGAGGCGGGGATGACCGGCAAGCTGCCGCCGCTGGTGATGGCGATCAACCCGATCGCC
The genomic region above belongs to bacterium and contains:
- a CDS encoding peptide ABC transporter substrate-binding protein; protein product: MSRGFTALVVSAALLGALAGGWGPPPAAGQAAGVFRTPLGGEPPTIDPYFATDFSSGDLTLLMYDTLVGFNGAGRLVPAAARSWDVSPNGLIYTFHLRDNVYFHSGRKVTAADWKWSLERMGDPAVATEVGDVVVGGVAGYDAQQKAGGGLAGVKVIDPLTLQITLTPNTRGGFLNRLAYYAAVVLDRDVVERGGKSWFATRDAGSGPFTMREWVHNDHVSMASFPRYFAGAPKISGVEMPVVTQAQTRLSEYQAGQLDLVPVPLADFQRIKSDPAMGKELLVFPRAQIIWLGPNPRVYEPFKDARVRRAFAMAIDKAKIARTVFFGFYQPAASIVPPGIPGFYSGYKGLPYNPAQAKKLLDEAGMTGKLPPLVMAINPIAGDYQMAAEAVAAMLKDTFGVDVRLQRQEFAAFQQGMNRRTAFASFMTGWAADYLDYSDYLDLLLYSKSPLDRVSYASPEFDRLVDQANAAATEAARTQLYHRAEAMAVEDGAMIPMVFTQFALLKKPYVQGLQTTAALSGYLKFNTVSIQK